A region of Cryptococcus decagattii chromosome 3, complete sequence DNA encodes the following proteins:
- a CDS encoding isocitrate dehydrogenase [NAD] subunit 2, mitochondrial: MFARSASKNVVSSLRSVQAPVGARYYASAFNSSTPTSAFAGKKGADGNYTVTLIPGDGIGPEIADSVKKIFKAAQVPIVWEEVDVTPILKDGKTVIPDDAIRSIKKNTVALKGPLATPIGKGHVSLNLTLRRTFSLFANVRPCVSIKGYKTPYDNVNTVLIRENTEGEYSGIEHEIVDGVVQSIKLITREASERVARYAFHYASESGRNKVTAVHKANIMKMSDGMFLTACRDVAKEYPNIAYDEDLLDRVCLRIASDPSPFADRVMVMPNLYGDILSDLSAGLIGGLGLTPSGNIGKDASIFEAVHGSAPDIEGKGLANPTALLLSSLMMLRHMGLNELADKIEKAALSTIAEGKAITRDLGGKAGTKEYTDAILSKL, encoded by the exons ATGTTCGCCCGATCAGCCTCTAAGAACGtcgtctcttctctccGCTCTGTCCAG GCCCCTGTCGGTGCGAGGTACTATGCCTCTGCCTTCAACTCTTCTACCCCCACTTCTGCCTTTGCTGGCAAGAAGGGTGCCGAC GGCAACTACACCGTCACCCTCATCCCCGGTGATGGTATTGGCCCTGAAATTGCCGACAGTGTGAAGAAAATCTTTAAGGCCGCCCAG GTTCCCATTGTCTGGGAGGAGGTTGACGTGACGCCTATTCTTAAGGACGGTAAGACCGTCATCCCTGACGATGCCATCAGGAGTATCAAGAAGAACACTGTCGCTCTCAAGGGTCCTCTCGCTACTCCTA TCGGCAAGGGTCACGTTTCTCTTAACCTTACACTTCGACGaaccttctctctcttcgcCAACGTACGACCTTGTGTTTCAATTAAGGGTTACAAGACCCCTTACGACAATGTCAACACTGTTTTGATAAGGGAGAACACCGAAGGAGAGTACTCTGGTATCGAGCACGAA ATTGTCGATGGCGTCGTTCAGTCTATTAAGCTTATCACTCGAGAGGCTTCTGAAC GCGTCGCCCGATACGCCTTCCACTACGCTTCTGAGAGCGGCAGGAACAAGGTTACTGCCGTCCACAAGGCTAACATTAT GAAAATGTCTGACGGGATGTTCCTCACCGCCTGTAGGGACGTTGCCAAGGAGTATCCTAACATCGCTTACGACGAGGATCTCCTCGACCGAGTTTGCTTGAGG ATTGCTTCTGACCCCTCTCCTTTCGCTGACCGAGTTATGGTCATGCCTAACTT ATACGGTGACATTCTTTCCGATTTGTCTGCTGGTCTTATCGGTGGACTTGGTCTTACTCCCTCTGGTAACATCGGCAAG GACGCCTCCATCTTCGAGGCCGTTCACGGTTCTGCTCCTGACATTGAGGGTAAGGGCCTTGCCAACCCCACtgctctcctcctctcctcattGATGATGCTCCG ACACATGGGTCTCAATGAGCTGGCCGACAAGATCGAGAAGGCCGCTCTTTCT ACAATTGCTGAGGGCAAGGCTATCACCCGAGACCTCGGTGGTAAGGCCGGTACCAAGGAGTACACTGATGCTatcctctccaagcttTAA